The following is a genomic window from Nicotiana tabacum cultivar K326 chromosome 3, ASM71507v2, whole genome shotgun sequence.
TTTTCGCATTCTGTAGATTACTCTAATCTCAGCTTCCGACTTGTATTCTCTTAGCTTTTTTCAGAACGCAGATATAACTTGCATTAATTCTCTGGAGGCGAAAACAATTCGTTTTtatctataagaaatttgagtGTTTTCGAATCTATTAATTAATTCATCTGATTTTAAGGGATTTCAtggaattgaagaaatcaaacaGGGTTTCCTGGGCTACTGGACCTAATCTTTGTCAGGTATACACCACATTACTGCACACAGTGTATTTTTAGTGCACGAAGTTTATGCCTGTTTTTGATTTCTTATTCATGAGCATTTAGTCAGTTTCAGGCTAGCCTCTGTTCGTAGATAAATAGATGATAACTAGTTTTGCTATGTTGCGTTACCTGTATTAATTTATTTTAGTTTGGCTGCCTGATGTAGTGATTTTATGTTATATGTGAGTGGCAGGATTGTAGAAAAACATTGCAATCAGTTTTAGGTGGGGTTATTCTGGACTGTAAATCTGGAAAAGGAGATTAAGGGTTTTTATAGGACTAAAGGGTAAAGAGAAGGATGAGATAAAAGTTGAAACTTTAGGGAGGTAGCAGAGGTGTAAACAAGCTGGCCCAGATACCAccattgtcaaaaaaaaaaaaacatagctTTGAGGGAGAGAGTCAAAGGCCTTGAGCGATTGTTTGAGTTGTGTATTAGTGTCTTTAGGTTCCTTGAAGTGGATGTAGACAAAGGAAACTTCTGGTTTTCCGCCAAGAAGTAATGTTTTCAGCTGTTAGGTTTGTAAGGCTTAGTGGCCACTGATTTTTCTTTCGAGCTTTGACTTTGCTGTTTATCCTTTTGGTTGAAAGGCGGTCTTCATCAATATTTgctaaaattcaaattttaagtgCCATTGTGTTTTTATAATTAGATGACACCAGAGCATGTAGTTAATAAGGCTTCTTGGTGTGTGTCTGTCTATTAGTTATCATATTGATTTATTGCTGTTAATTTGTCATTATTGCTTTGCACTAGTAATTACAAGAATTCAAGGCAAACATACATTTTTCTATACAAGTCAaaatgattttattgatattcatCCTTTTTTATATGATAGTATTTGATTGGACATGAAGTTTAACTTGCTTGGTATATTAGTGATAGTAGAAGAAATACTGTAGTAATGTTCGAAAATAAGTTTAAAAGGGAAAACAACACGTCAAAGTATAGATTTGAATAGTCTATTGACTTtgaatttatgaaatttgtataAGAAATGAAATGGTTTCAAGCCTTTTAGGACGTTCCAAAATGAAAAGAGTCATGTAAATTGGGACGGTTGGAGTAATATCTGTTGACAAGATGAAAGACTGACAATATTCAATGAGAGGGAGAAAGTACTATTCGGTTTCAAGATAAAGGCTGAACTTTTCTATGCTATTGTTAAGGTAAACAGTTACCCGAAGCTCTTATATTACACATGATCAAACAATGTAAAATAAAGGTATCTAACTTGTTAAGAGGAACTTAAATTTATCTGAAGGAAGAGTGAAACAAAGAACTAATATCTAGTGGCAGACTAAAGACAGACAACATAAGGTTCGCATATTCAGAATTAGGAaagaatgtaaataattttgtTTGTAACGCCAAAGCACATGCTTAGTGCTCTGCTATTCTATAGAATATTCTTTTACGGATAAAGAAAAGGACTTATGAAAGGGAacttacatgtatttaaatcaacTTAAAATGTTAGAGAAGTACTATCAAGCGTCAAGGTGAATGTCGAACTCGTCCATATTATCATTCAGGTAAACAGTTACTAGAagctttttatttataaatttgatCATACACGATGCTCGTTGACAAAGACCTCAGCATATTTGCTACATGTGTGgatgaaaaataagaaatgaGATCAACACTGGGAGGGGAGCAGGTTTATTAAAGTGATGTGTCTCTGCTGTTTCAGCCAAGAGTTTTAGAATGagatataaaatattaaaagaaaGATGCATCTTGAGGCAGATCATACCCAATATTCATTAAAAAAATCCCCATCTAGAATCACATCAATTCCCAACCCACAAGGTAGTCCCTTGAATTACATTTTGGCTGAGAACTTTTACTAAATTATGTTCTTGGTCTTATATATATTGAAGATATCAACAAGATACCTAATGAATGGTAATGCAAGGAGGGGGAAGTAACTTGATAAATGTTATTACGCTAACAAATTCCTTGCTTAAGTtccagaggcggatctaggatttttgGAACATGGGTACACCactaagaaaaagagaaaaaaggaagtaTTAAGTGGGGATCGATCCCTAATCCTTTAGGTAAATAACTCAACACTCAACCAAGTGCACCATTTTACCTTTTTGGAGCGGAGCCAGCAgataatattaaattaattttaggacatatgtacataaaatacttagtttgGCGGAAAGATCAAACGTGCAATAAGGCAGTAAATCAGCCCATGTTAAGTTGGTATCAACTGAGAAGCTTCTTCAACAGGCTCTATCTTGCAAAGGTGCTTATAAATTACAGCTGCAAGAACTGTAAACATATTGTAAATGAAGGAATTGATGAGATTGATACATTATTATGATTTCCAAAGCCTAATTCCGTCAGCTTGGATACTGTCATCTCCATTGAAGTCCCAAAAATTTGGTAATTTACGTAAAAAAGCTACTGCTCGGATGCTATGTAATAACCTCAAAGTTTCAAGTAGATTACCCCAACCTCCTTACTGGTTGTCCAGTGTTCTGTGCTTAAAACTTTTTCTACACTATCATCACATTTTTTCAGTATCTCTCTACCTAAAGGATTTCTAAGAAATGTTACTCTTTCTACactattcatcacattttttcaGTATGTCACTACCTGAAGGATTTCTAAGAAATGTTTATCCTAAAAGTTATTACAGTGGCATAAGATCTATTTTTAGCCCAAATGCCCATTCATGTTTCTAGCTTTTAATTGCACTTCAAACTCCTCCTTACTCGTGCTAAgtcaaaaaggaaaacaaatcgGGATGAAGACTCTTGGAAGTTATGCCCCATTTccatgacaacaacaacaacaaccaccaccttgtataatcccacaagtggggtttggggagggtaggatgcacgcaaccttacccttaccctggaaaagcagagagactgtttccgatagaccctcggctaaagaaggTGAAAGAAGCCCTGATAGCAAGTAATAACAAGACAAataattagaaaactaaatcgAAGATAGCAACAGAGAATATGAAAGGTAGCAAAATaatatatttagaaaactaaatcCAAGGCACCAAACGAGAATATGAACGAAGTACTGCTAGCAAACTATGGAATTACCGATGGCAAGTAATAACGGAACAAGACATGCGAATATAGCAAACTAAGGAAAAAAGGGTACCGTACTAACACTAATACTATCGAACTGGAGAAGACAAAAGGAAACACACGACTACCTCTTAACCTTCTACCCTAGTCTTCATCCTCCACACCCTTCtatctagggtcatgtcctcggttagctCAAGCTGCGTCATGTcccgcctgatcacctctccccgagaattctttggcctacctctacccctcctcTCACATCCCAAGGCCAATCTCTCATATCTCCTGACTGGGGCATCTgtgcttctcctcttaacatgcccgaaccatctcaaccttgCCTCACGCATCTTTGCCTCCACAGgggccactcccaccttgtcccgaataacttcattcctaattctaTCCAACCTAGTTTGTctacacatccatctcaacatccccATTTCCATGATAATTTAGTCATATTTAAACCTAACTTTGCAGTTTTAGTTGCTAATCTGCCATGTTTGGAGAACTTCATGACATTTGATGAAAGAAAGAACCATGTAAGATTTTGCCCATCAAATGAAGATGGCTTTGGTGGAAAGAACAAAATCTTGATGTTAATCTTgtggattttttttaaaactctgTTTCCCCATATAAGACCATACTACAAGGTAAATATGGAATTTATGACCAGATTTAGACATCTTGattgaaatattttttgtaatcgGACCGTTAGGGAATTTTTTCCTTGCAAAAATTTCTGAAACAATTTTATAGCTATATAGAGCAATATAAATAGAATAAATTGGTGTTGAATAATCAGAAAATTATTGACTTATGCTATATTTACTTGTCAACTGAAAAAATCGGGGAATAAATCTGCAAGTTAATCTTCTTAAGCATCATTTTCTCTTAAAtatccaaaagaaaaaagaaagaaactttttttcttcttaagaGAAGGAAAAGGAGCTTATTAGAGGAAAGAAGACAAAAAAGGGCAGTAATTCATTTATGCTAATTCgtgaaaagaaaattaaagacAGCTGCCATATGTGGCCTTATAAATGAATTGGACAAAGAAGTGATCCAAAAATGTTATAAATGAATTGcattcttttgtttcatttgtgGTGTAAAGAGGATTTTTAGATGATGTAAGCTCACTTTTAGATGTTATAGTATCCTTGTATGAAGAACGAGGACTCACTTTTGCTTTCCCTTTTGAACTATAGATATGGCTGCAACACTTCCCTTTTGTGCTGATACTTGTATATATAAGCTGTTACCATTCTTAAAAATAATGATCCGAAGAACAAAATTAGTGTCAGGTTAGGAGAATCAAGTGCACAAAAAAAGTATGTCGAGATTCTACTAGTGGGTCAGTCGTAGATCCGGAGATTCAAGACTCAAGAGCATGAAAAAGTTTGCTGAGAATCTTGCCATTAAATGTATTTGGACAGAAAAAGGAAAACTGAACAAAAGCACTTATTCAAGTCACTTATATAACAAAATGCAATTACTAAAATTCTTATGTTTCCTGTAATTAAAGGCATTTCAAGATCAGATGATGCTGAACCAAAGTAATGGTTATGGTGTCAGTGATCCATATCATCGTGCACTAAATAGTTCTTTTATGATTATCCCTATTATAATTTGTCAATGTCATGGTGACTTTTTTAAACGAGACCTGATTGGTAAAAGTTCATCCCTTGTTCAAGAGTCATTCTTAGTGGTCGCTGATTGTATCTTGCTAATTAAGCTTTTGAGAACCATAGCAGATCATCACAGCTACACCTAAATGTTTGAGTTGTTAATTGACAATCGTTTCCCACTTTTTGAAGGCAAAGCTAACATGAAGAAGTGGATTTTTGCCGTTACTGTATTCTTTTTAACCCCCTCACCCTCATTTTTTCAAGGAGATATTCTTAGTGTAGTATTTTGTTCATGACATGCCAGATTGACATGCTTTCAGTTTTACTTATCAAGAACGTTGATATGCTTTAGTTTTTTCCTAGTTCTCCTTGGCAATTGTGCATAATTTACCATTCATTAGGTAAAACATTTATGGGAactcactgggtttgttgttgttgttgttgttgcaataGGTAAAACATTTCCTACAAGAGGATTGCCCATCAAAAGTCGGTAGGGGATCTCAACATCATCTTCAGTTTAAGCCGTCGCTTAGACCATCATTTGAAGGAAGACATTGTCCGAAGCAACCAAAAGAGAGGCTTCCTTACATACCTCTGGCTAAATGGAAGTGCCCTCCCAAGGTAATCTAAGTTTTTTATGATAGGAGGTTGCCTTTATTTGCCTGGTTTCTGTACACATTGTTGTAATAGCCCATTTATTGCTGTATTGGTAGTTTAATTTGAATGAGAGATGGTGTATGGTTGCTGGTGAAGAAAGTAAAGAAGCAGAGGCTCAGAAGCATAGGGAAAAGAGACTGCTTGAGGCTGTTTATCCTTCTCGGTCTGCAATTCCTCCCAAGTATGTAATTTTTGGACTATCTTTTAGGTTTATAGCTTTTTTGTCCCAATTTACTTGATTGTGATCCCTGGTTTCTCCTATTGGCTTATAGTCCTTCCACCTCGTCGGATCTGGACCAATTTTATGATGATAACCAAACTCAAGTGATTCCAATCATTCCCATTGAAGAAACAGCAGTTGTAGAAGGTTCGTCCCATTCAACACCATCCCAAAACATCAGCAGCAAATTGTTAGACCCATGCCTGCCTGACAGTTCATCATCATCTATCAGTATAGATACCACTCAAAAGCTACCTGCTAGTGGAAAATTGTTTTCCCAGGCTTTGTCAACCTCCAAAGATCTCAGGCTACCTCAGAGTAACTCTCCTTTTTGTGTTAGACTGCCTGTTAATGGGCAATCTGCTCCATATCTTTCAAGATGTCAAAATGTGAACAGAACTGAGCAACATCAAATTTCTCCTAAGCCACCTGCTAATCACAACCCGGTCACCCAGTTTCCATCCACATGTGAAAATCCCGAGATTCCTCAGCACCAGGCTGAAGTTTTACCAAAGTCCCTAGCTAACCACAACCCTGCTACCCAGTGTCATTCAACATATGAGAATCTGAACGCAGCTCAGTGCAAAAATCAAATTTCTCCAAAGCCACCTGCTAATGGCATCTGTGTGCCCCAATATCAATCAAATACTGAAAATCTGAGTGTCCCTCCGCGCAAAACTCAACCTTGTTCAAATCCACCTGCTAATGAAAAATCTATCCTTGAGAAGATGCCACATGGTTTTGAGGGTGATTTGATGGTTGCTGTAACCGCAGCTGTAGCTGCACTTGCAAAAAGTCAAGAGCAGGGTAGTCTGATTGATACTGACTTCTTGATTAAGCTTCTTAGCAACCCAGAACAGATACAGAAACTGATGAACGAACAGGGAGTGGCTACCAATCCTGAAACTGGTGCTGCATCTGGCTCAAAGCCTATTGTTTCTTGTAGTAACACCTCAAGGTCAACAGCTGATCCTCTGCATAAGCAGATAGCTGGTAATGATAGTCGCAAATCTGCTGTTGCTGATTCAACCGTTTTCTCTCGGTCACTGGAGGTAAGAAATACTAATGAACAAAGAGGAACTGCTGCCATGTCTAGGTCAGTGGATCTACTGGTTCCCTTGCCTAGGACAAAACCTGATAAGGTAATTAACAAGCCCATTAATGAATACCAAGCTCCCCATGCAGGATCTGGACCAATCTTTGGACCAAAGCCAATGGCAAAATCTGTGCCCTTGGCTATCTCTAAGCCTGAAACATTCGTGAAAAGTAATTTGGTTAATGAACAAAGGGCCTCTGCTCATGTAGGAACTGCAGACATTAATGGGAGTAAGCCATTAGTTCACCCCACTTCAGACCTAAATTTGGAAATGATTAAGAAACTGATTAATGAATATGGAGCACCTGACTATATAGAGGGGAAGCCCTTTGTAAATTCTGAGTTAGTTCCTTCACTGGTTTCGTCAAGGGCAAAATTTCCTGTTGCTACGCAGCCTGAGCTGCAAATAAAGTCGTATTCATCAAATACTGGCCTCACGTCCCCATTCTCCACAATGACTAATGCTGCCCCTCTACTCAAGGATATCAATTACTACAAATCCTTGATCAAGAAACATGGAGAAAATCGTGAATCTGTGGATTGCGAAATCTTACAAAATATCAATCCTTATGGTAATAGAGGACCAGAATCGTTAAAGAAGCTAAAACCAAATCAGGCCAGCCTGAATTTTCAGAAGCATTGCGTTTTCTTCAACACACCAAGGGGATGCCTAAATGGCACCACTTGCCCCTTCCTGCACGATATGTCCAAACAATGGAGGTCTGGGGAGATGTTGGAAGCTCCGGCTCCAAAGAGAATGAAGTTAGGTGGGGAACTTACTGGTAGGACATGATTCAGGAGGTATCCGTTTTCTTTAATACAGAAAACCAGTGAGAAAAGCAGTTGCACAGTTTAAACATACGCATTccgttttccttttctttgggGAAATTTTGAAAAGCGGCCCTTTTAGACTTAGATTAGACATTTAGAATGTGAGAAAAGTTTTGATTTGAAACTTCCAAGTTGGATGAAGCGCTTCTTGCctcaagaatttttttttttaacaagttTAATGAAGCCTTTTTTGCTTTTAGTCAAAGTTTCTGAAGCTTCAAAGATTGATGAAACTGGTTTTGGACGCAAGCTCCTGGGGGAAGCCCTAGGGTCATAATTCTGGGTATTGAAAGCTCCCAATTTCAGAGAATACTGCATGTATAGATGAGACTCCGCCTTCCCACTTGATAAAAGTGGCATGCAGAATATACCGACTTCAGAGCACCCTTAATCCTAATTTCGCATGTTGATTTACACATTATGTTAGTGGCAATTAACTAAAAAGGTTATAAAGCATTTGATGGAGGAAATTTGGTTTAAGAATCAAAAAAATTTGAATTCTTTTTGAAAGTGGTGAAAATCATATAGAATAATACTAATAATGTGATCTGATAACCATTTTAGAACTTTATAAGATGAATAAGAGTATTACATCACTCGGGGGAAAAAAGAGTATTACATGAATGGGGATAAAAGGTgccaatatatataaattaagaGAAAGAAGTGCTGTGTGGACCACCACGCAATCTTGTCGTCTTAAAATAGTGTAAAGAGTTGAGATCCAAGGGAACTTACAATTCTGAAGTTTATTTAGTTACTCGAAACTCGTCTAGACGCTACTTCGTCGTGACAATTCAAGTGCAAAGCTAGTTGACTTTCCTGAATGAATGAAATTTCTTAACAAAGACGAAATGGAACTCAAACGCACTGATAATTGGGAACATAAACACAGGCCGAACTTATTGAATGAATGGGCACAACTCTTAAGACAGAGAGCTTCGCTATAGCAATACTTTTGACTGGGTCCACTGGTACCTCGCTGCAAGTATACTAATCATAATTTCTTGTAAGAATGTCTAAATCGAAATCGGTTTGATTTGTCAAAAACTATCTTCAAGGGTTACGTGTCCACAAGTACCACGATCAGAACCATTGGAGACCGATCCTTATTACTctcggtccacaataagtgaccaatttgccttgggcacacccattaagaaaatactaaattctagacaaaaatagttagtgtgacgAAACTATTAATTAAATGTTGCAGCATAGTTAATATGATGAGTAAAAGACTTTTTAGAGAAAAGTACGTAAGGGTAATTTTTTAGAAACAACtagaattttttcttgattatataaatggacacttattttggatcaaaataaaaaggaaagttGGTCATGTGAACCAGAGGGAGTACTTTGTGAAGCTTAGTAAAATCAGTCATCAAGTTTCGAGTGCAAAGTTCATGTTATTTTCGCTTTTCATGCCTTGTTACTCAACCAGTTTATGCGTCAATAAGTTTTCATGACTAAAGATCTTACTTTACCAGGACAACAAAACAATGCTACTACTTAATGCAAAAATTAGAAGAGGGTGTGGTGTTTCTTTTGCTCCTGTTGTCAAGCATCCAGTAGTTTTCTCAACTTTGTGTTAGTTTATGCTTTTCCCCATATTTGGGAGCTGATCTTTACAAGCACATGTCCTTCCAGCAACAGAGAGGAATCCCAAATTGTCAAATAATTAGACGATGTAAGGAGATAGATCAATTGGCATAAGATCATCAAGATGATAATTCTTTACATGCGATGAGGCATATACTAATACAACAGCTAGACAATGGACCCACATATTTATGTTTGTCATGCAAGAATTGAAGCACCCAATGTGTTTGCAACGA
Proteins encoded in this region:
- the LOC107810226 gene encoding zinc finger CCCH domain-containing protein 45-like, encoding MELKKSNRVSWATGPNLCQVKHFLQEDCPSKVGRGSQHHLQFKPSLRPSFEGRHCPKQPKERLPYIPLAKWKCPPKFNLNERWCMVAGEESKEAEAQKHREKRLLEAVYPSRSAIPPNPSTSSDLDQFYDDNQTQVIPIIPIEETAVVEGSSHSTPSQNISSKLLDPCLPDSSSSSISIDTTQKLPASGKLFSQALSTSKDLRLPQSNSPFCVRLPVNGQSAPYLSRCQNVNRTEQHQISPKPPANHNPVTQFPSTCENPEIPQHQAEVLPKSLANHNPATQCHSTYENLNAAQCKNQISPKPPANGICVPQYQSNTENLSVPPRKTQPCSNPPANEKSILEKMPHGFEGDLMVAVTAAVAALAKSQEQGSLIDTDFLIKLLSNPEQIQKLMNEQGVATNPETGAASGSKPIVSCSNTSRSTADPLHKQIAGNDSRKSAVADSTVFSRSLEVRNTNEQRGTAAMSRSVDLLVPLPRTKPDKVINKPINEYQAPHAGSGPIFGPKPMAKSVPLAISKPETFVKSNLVNEQRASAHVGTADINGSKPLVHPTSDLNLEMIKKLINEYGAPDYIEGKPFVNSELVPSLVSSRAKFPVATQPELQIKSYSSNTGLTSPFSTMTNAAPLLKDINYYKSLIKKHGENRESVDCEILQNINPYGNRGPESLKKLKPNQASLNFQKHCVFFNTPRGCLNGTTCPFLHDMSKQWRSGEMLEAPAPKRMKLGGELTGRT